In Desulfomonile tiedjei DSM 6799, a genomic segment contains:
- the alaS gene encoding alanine--tRNA ligase, which produces MTGAELREKFLHYFEQRGHARVQSSSLVPSGDATLLFVNAGMVQFKSVFTGAETRAYKRATTAQKCLRVSGKHNDLENVGHTARHHTFFEMLGNFSFGDYFKEDAIAFAWEFLTRDVGLPKKDLHVTIYKDDDEAELIWKKILGPGSNPIIRLGEKDNFWSMGDTGPCGPCSEIHIDQGDRLACGDPQCGPECECDRFLELWNLVFMQYDRDASGKMSPLPRPSIDTGLGLERLAAVVQGVDSNWESDLFRPIIHYVEELSGKECRGNDRDSIAIRVIADHSRAAAFLISDGIFPSNEGRGYVLRRILRRALRYGKYIGLNEPFLYSSADVVVNLMSDAYPELESSRSLISKVIRNEENRFLETLARGLLLFEEEAGKVLSGSSRVLSGQVAFRLYDTFGFPPDLTGDLAKEAGLTVDQAGFDTEMTKQREMARQSWEGMAGEDLAALREILEEGITTEFTGYETLEDEAAVSAIIKEGRRVQEAGPGEHVEIIAERTPFYGESGGQVGDHGTIVSDAAQFDVMDTTRPFPNLIVHKGLVTSGTVKVGDRTTLKVNTGMRRSIMANHSATHLLQWALREVLGDHVKQSGSLVEGQRLRFDFTHFSAITSEELKRIEELVNDKIQENLEVKVELQPIEEAMKRGATALFGEKYSDTVRVVSMGDFSMELCGGTHARRTGDMGLFKILTEGGIASGVRRIEAVTGKGALNYVRSMEEEIRSISEKLKTSRGELAKKIDKLLEEKKSKEREAELLKTKLAGKQTSDILEGVRDVGGVKVLVRLIEDVATPKDLRDYADRVKDRLGSGIALLGAKADGKALLLAVVTKDLTNRFHAGNIVKKAAEAVGGSGGGRPDMAQAGGPNVAELPQALKSIEDFL; this is translated from the coding sequence ATGACCGGTGCCGAGTTACGTGAAAAATTTCTGCATTACTTTGAACAAAGGGGGCACGCGAGAGTCCAGAGTTCATCGTTAGTTCCTTCGGGTGACGCTACTCTGCTGTTTGTCAATGCAGGAATGGTTCAGTTCAAGAGTGTTTTTACCGGTGCGGAAACACGTGCCTACAAAAGGGCAACCACTGCTCAAAAATGCCTCAGAGTCAGCGGGAAGCACAATGACCTTGAAAATGTGGGTCATACGGCGCGGCATCACACGTTTTTCGAGATGCTGGGGAATTTTTCTTTTGGGGATTATTTCAAAGAGGATGCTATCGCCTTCGCATGGGAGTTTTTGACTCGTGATGTCGGATTGCCCAAAAAGGATCTGCACGTAACCATTTATAAGGATGATGACGAAGCCGAACTCATTTGGAAGAAAATTCTCGGTCCCGGATCCAATCCGATAATAAGACTCGGGGAAAAAGACAACTTCTGGAGCATGGGAGACACTGGACCATGCGGTCCCTGTTCCGAAATTCATATCGATCAGGGCGATCGGCTGGCATGCGGAGATCCCCAGTGCGGGCCTGAGTGCGAGTGCGACCGTTTTCTCGAATTGTGGAATCTCGTATTCATGCAATACGATAGAGATGCGTCAGGAAAAATGTCTCCTTTGCCGCGACCCTCTATAGACACGGGGCTCGGCCTCGAAAGACTCGCGGCGGTCGTGCAGGGGGTCGATTCAAATTGGGAATCCGACCTTTTCAGGCCTATTATCCATTACGTAGAGGAGCTTTCGGGTAAAGAATGCCGTGGCAATGACAGAGATTCCATAGCTATCCGAGTCATTGCAGATCACAGCAGGGCGGCCGCGTTCCTCATTTCTGACGGCATCTTCCCGTCGAATGAGGGAAGGGGATACGTCTTGAGACGCATATTGCGCCGGGCCCTGCGTTACGGCAAGTACATCGGACTGAATGAGCCTTTTCTGTACAGTTCCGCTGACGTTGTGGTGAACCTCATGTCAGATGCATACCCGGAATTGGAATCATCTCGGAGCCTCATTTCCAAGGTGATCCGCAATGAGGAAAATCGGTTTCTGGAGACCTTGGCCAGAGGACTTTTGCTCTTCGAAGAAGAAGCGGGCAAAGTTCTGAGCGGCTCCAGCCGCGTACTTTCCGGCCAAGTGGCTTTCCGTCTCTACGATACATTTGGATTTCCCCCCGATCTCACGGGAGATCTTGCCAAAGAGGCCGGGCTTACGGTGGATCAAGCCGGTTTCGACACGGAAATGACCAAACAAAGGGAAATGGCGAGACAGTCCTGGGAGGGAATGGCCGGAGAAGATCTGGCGGCTCTTCGGGAAATTCTGGAAGAAGGTATCACTACCGAGTTCACGGGATATGAGACTCTGGAGGATGAAGCTGCAGTCTCGGCAATCATAAAGGAAGGTCGGCGTGTGCAAGAAGCCGGTCCCGGTGAACATGTGGAAATAATCGCAGAACGGACCCCTTTCTACGGAGAATCCGGTGGACAGGTGGGCGATCACGGGACGATAGTTTCGGATGCTGCCCAGTTTGACGTCATGGACACAACGCGGCCGTTTCCTAATCTTATTGTGCATAAAGGTCTCGTCACGTCGGGTACCGTGAAGGTCGGCGACCGGACAACATTGAAAGTGAACACCGGGATGCGTAGGTCCATTATGGCCAATCATTCTGCTACCCATCTTTTGCAGTGGGCACTCAGGGAAGTCCTGGGAGATCACGTCAAGCAGAGCGGTTCTCTCGTGGAGGGGCAGCGGCTTCGATTCGATTTCACCCATTTTTCGGCCATAACATCGGAAGAACTAAAAAGGATTGAAGAACTGGTAAACGATAAAATCCAGGAGAATCTTGAAGTCAAAGTCGAATTGCAGCCGATTGAAGAGGCGATGAAACGCGGCGCCACGGCCCTTTTTGGAGAAAAGTATTCCGATACGGTTCGTGTCGTATCCATGGGAGACTTCAGCATGGAACTGTGCGGCGGCACTCATGCGAGACGTACCGGCGACATGGGACTCTTCAAAATTCTCACTGAAGGCGGCATTGCATCCGGAGTGCGCAGAATCGAAGCAGTGACCGGCAAGGGAGCCTTGAATTATGTTCGATCCATGGAGGAAGAAATTCGATCTATTTCCGAGAAATTGAAGACTTCCAGGGGAGAGTTGGCAAAGAAGATCGATAAGCTCCTTGAAGAGAAGAAATCGAAAGAACGTGAAGCAGAATTGCTCAAGACCAAATTGGCCGGCAAGCAGACGTCAGACATTCTGGAAGGTGTCCGAGATGTTGGCGGAGTAAAAGTCCTGGTAAGACTCATCGAGGATGTTGCTACGCCAAAGGATCTCAGGGATTACGCCGATCGCGTGAAAGACAGACTCGGTTCGGGCATCGCACTTCTCGGCGCGAAGGCCGATGGCAAGGCGCTGCTGCTGGCTGTAGTCACGAAAGACCTCACGAATCGTTTTCACGCGGGCAACATTGTCAAGAAAGCTGCTGAGGCCGTAGGCGGCTCCGGCGGAGGACGCCCTGACATGGCACAGGCAGGCGGTCCCAATGTTGCCGAGTTGCCTCAGGCTCTCAAATCTATTGAGGATTTTCTGTAA
- a CDS encoding protein kinase domain-containing protein, producing the protein MIESRENKTEMDRLWQEAELYENQGLYDHALSLYQTIFSREPHNRKAQAKIVQVQFAKKMEETTASRSSDTDKLSPRLTLDLGIAYMEMHLYAEALDEFRKALKPSPIFGTEILRFMAMCLIRLDKVEEARDTIEQLLNDRSLTLAEKGDILADCIELYLRNGLWKEAWDLFSQISEDQKEAMRDLDRIAKLISEKGASVFEIELEPEREEDLTQDTADSEYAGDGSAIHSDTHIAYAENVSKTLYPDELSIPVKAPVSYSLDNKVWRDGVASRLSAEWALVHLPEEVDPGESLVLQLHLPTGSGEPVWVISRVAKHVAASQESSAAGTKVKFVSFLPGGEGLLKSFMDDVVQNPSLIASDLAIAKNLRRNESTEVFASLEAEAIKALEANILPELDNDTVLIETDDRKVETEEKAVATGPLPEAEEKPKIRFACECGQVHSVPLTTLGRKGKCGSCGKAMTVPAVDMRPDGLLQQVIGQVVGGCRLLYKIGGGGMGGVFKGHHIALDIPVAVKILHAHLAEKDPVFIKRFIREARAAARLQHPNIVGVMNVGYENGVHFLVMPFVGGGNAAAMLARIGRYPVEKVLRIAIDITHALIVAEENGVLHRDIKPANILFTNKGQAMLADLGLAKSYMDTQDTGITQTGIACGTPLYFSPEQAKGAPNLDIRSDIYSLGITLFHLLNGTPPFTGESAYVIFQKHVHEALPPFKAVDPPIPDSVFRVLQVMTEKDPAKRYATCSELLAQLEALRQEILVPPPPVQSKNTSSRKGILERLGIKKSSSDSNRND; encoded by the coding sequence ATGATCGAATCCCGCGAAAATAAGACTGAAATGGATAGGCTTTGGCAGGAAGCCGAACTCTATGAGAATCAAGGTCTGTACGATCATGCTCTTTCTTTGTATCAAACCATCTTCTCCAGGGAACCCCATAATCGCAAAGCACAGGCCAAGATCGTTCAGGTGCAGTTCGCGAAAAAAATGGAAGAGACAACCGCTTCCAGATCTTCAGATACAGACAAACTATCGCCTCGGCTCACTTTGGATCTTGGAATCGCATACATGGAAATGCATTTGTATGCAGAAGCACTCGACGAGTTCAGGAAAGCTCTAAAACCGTCCCCCATCTTCGGAACAGAAATCCTCCGCTTCATGGCTATGTGCCTGATCCGGCTGGATAAAGTGGAAGAAGCCCGGGACACGATCGAGCAACTCCTCAACGATCGTTCCCTGACCCTGGCAGAAAAAGGTGATATCCTCGCTGATTGCATTGAACTCTATCTTCGCAACGGACTCTGGAAAGAGGCTTGGGATCTTTTCTCGCAAATTTCCGAGGATCAAAAAGAAGCAATGCGGGATTTGGATCGTATTGCCAAACTGATATCGGAAAAAGGGGCTTCCGTATTCGAGATAGAACTGGAGCCTGAAAGAGAAGAAGACCTCACTCAGGATACGGCCGATTCGGAATACGCCGGTGATGGCTCGGCAATACACTCAGACACGCACATTGCTTATGCAGAAAACGTTTCAAAAACACTGTACCCGGATGAATTGTCCATCCCTGTCAAAGCACCGGTCAGTTACTCCCTTGACAATAAAGTATGGCGAGACGGTGTTGCCTCAAGACTTTCCGCCGAATGGGCTCTTGTGCATTTGCCGGAAGAAGTGGATCCCGGTGAATCCCTGGTTCTGCAGTTACATCTTCCGACGGGAAGTGGAGAACCGGTTTGGGTGATTTCCAGAGTGGCCAAACATGTCGCTGCAAGTCAAGAATCCTCTGCTGCCGGCACCAAAGTCAAATTCGTTTCATTTTTGCCTGGAGGTGAAGGACTGCTCAAATCGTTCATGGACGATGTAGTCCAAAATCCTTCACTTATTGCATCGGATCTCGCAATTGCGAAGAATCTCCGTCGGAATGAATCCACGGAGGTCTTCGCGTCGCTTGAAGCAGAAGCTATCAAAGCTCTGGAAGCAAATATTCTCCCGGAACTCGATAACGATACCGTTCTCATTGAAACCGACGATAGGAAGGTTGAAACTGAAGAGAAGGCCGTTGCAACCGGACCTTTGCCCGAGGCAGAGGAAAAACCGAAAATTCGGTTTGCATGCGAGTGCGGACAGGTTCATTCTGTCCCGCTCACGACACTCGGGCGGAAAGGAAAATGTGGTAGCTGTGGGAAAGCCATGACTGTACCCGCTGTAGACATGAGGCCCGATGGGCTCTTGCAGCAAGTCATCGGTCAGGTGGTCGGCGGATGCAGACTGTTGTACAAAATCGGCGGAGGAGGAATGGGGGGAGTTTTCAAGGGACACCACATTGCCCTCGACATCCCCGTGGCAGTAAAGATCCTCCATGCTCATTTGGCTGAAAAAGACCCTGTTTTTATAAAACGCTTCATTCGTGAGGCCCGGGCCGCAGCTCGACTGCAGCATCCCAACATTGTCGGTGTAATGAATGTCGGATACGAGAATGGTGTCCATTTTCTCGTAATGCCTTTTGTGGGCGGCGGCAATGCTGCGGCAATGCTTGCCCGTATAGGCAGATATCCCGTTGAAAAAGTGCTCCGCATCGCTATCGACATTACACATGCGCTCATTGTTGCAGAGGAGAACGGTGTGCTCCACAGGGATATCAAGCCTGCGAACATACTGTTTACGAACAAGGGGCAAGCCATGCTGGCTGACCTCGGGCTTGCCAAAAGCTATATGGATACTCAGGATACCGGAATTACTCAAACCGGAATTGCCTGCGGCACTCCCCTTTACTTCTCTCCCGAACAGGCCAAAGGAGCGCCGAATCTAGACATTCGATCCGACATTTACTCATTGGGAATAACGCTGTTTCATCTACTGAACGGCACACCACCTTTTACCGGCGAATCCGCGTACGTGATTTTCCAAAAGCACGTTCACGAAGCTTTACCCCCTTTCAAGGCTGTCGATCCGCCGATTCCCGATTCCGTGTTTCGGGTGTTGCAGGTCATGACGGAAAAAGACCCAGCCAAACGATACGCCACCTGCTCGGAGTTGTTGGCGCAACTCGAGGCGCTCCGTCAGGAAATCCTGGTTCCTCCGCCTCCCGTGCAGTCAAAGAACACTTCTTCCCGCAAAGGGATTCTCGAACGTCTTGGTATTAAGAAATCCTCGTCCGATTCCAATCGAAACGATTGA
- a CDS encoding 4Fe-4S binding protein: MIRFQRVAQTISLVIFLCLLYFAAYPVVEGLRVDLFLQMDPLVGVITPLTSRILEWYVVPALLVLVSALLLGRVFCGHVCPMGTTLDLWTGLVGRKKIGKQASSESSSAYRTWKYLFLAVIAAAAVGGVSLIHLGSPLSLITRFYGIVIHPLALLAGDLGFQQLLAVIPSGSLASLEYVQIPHRVFSTNAFIAAAFALLFYLAFITPRFWCRNLCPAGALMALFSFRPLLRRRVSESCTGCGRCARECPTGAIREDPTVAVHSECIVCLRCMELCPTSAISFGLQGAMTGDVAIAEPGRRALLLGVGTGLVSAGLMHTGIHQPRLQSAERSYVDPELIRPPGSMPEAEFLSRCIRCGECMKACPSNTLQPVWLKAGLEGVFSPILVPRIAACVVACNACGKVCPTGAIRNIPLQEKNHAKLGTAWVVRQNCLVWEQDKKCLVCDEICPYGAVACKPVPGLKNAAPFVDENKCLGCGWCETRCPVQGAAAIRVNIIGEVRLASGSYIQKAEEYGFKFREKKKEGGLSPGVFDFTEESRGKAESPVGAEDSQSELPPGFDLK; this comes from the coding sequence GTGATCAGATTTCAAAGAGTAGCCCAAACCATAAGCCTCGTCATATTTCTCTGTTTACTGTATTTCGCGGCTTATCCTGTGGTAGAGGGGCTGAGAGTAGATCTTTTTCTCCAGATGGACCCGTTGGTCGGGGTGATTACTCCTCTGACGTCGAGGATACTGGAATGGTACGTGGTTCCCGCACTCCTGGTTCTCGTTAGTGCCCTGCTATTGGGTCGGGTTTTCTGCGGCCACGTTTGTCCCATGGGAACTACCCTGGATTTGTGGACCGGGCTGGTCGGCCGTAAGAAGATCGGAAAACAAGCTTCTTCTGAGTCATCTTCTGCGTATCGAACATGGAAGTACCTCTTTTTGGCAGTAATTGCCGCTGCGGCAGTGGGAGGCGTCTCTCTGATACATCTGGGGAGCCCTCTTTCTCTGATTACGCGATTCTATGGAATAGTGATTCACCCTCTTGCCCTCCTTGCAGGCGATCTGGGTTTTCAACAACTGCTCGCCGTCATTCCGAGTGGATCTCTCGCGAGCTTGGAGTACGTCCAAATCCCTCATCGTGTATTTTCTACCAATGCTTTCATTGCGGCGGCGTTTGCCCTACTCTTCTATTTGGCCTTTATCACTCCCCGGTTCTGGTGCAGAAATCTCTGTCCTGCTGGTGCGCTCATGGCGCTTTTTTCTTTTCGTCCTCTACTGAGGCGGCGAGTCTCGGAGTCATGTACCGGATGCGGCCGCTGTGCGCGAGAGTGCCCCACCGGAGCCATACGTGAAGACCCCACTGTGGCCGTACATTCTGAGTGTATTGTTTGCTTGCGATGTATGGAGCTATGCCCTACCTCCGCGATATCATTCGGTCTTCAAGGAGCGATGACGGGGGATGTGGCCATTGCTGAACCCGGACGCCGGGCACTGTTGCTGGGGGTGGGGACAGGACTGGTCTCGGCGGGTCTCATGCACACCGGAATTCATCAGCCGAGACTCCAAAGCGCGGAACGATCGTACGTGGACCCTGAGTTGATACGTCCTCCCGGATCCATGCCGGAGGCAGAGTTCCTGTCACGGTGCATTCGTTGCGGGGAGTGCATGAAAGCGTGTCCCAGCAATACTTTGCAACCGGTTTGGCTCAAAGCCGGCCTGGAAGGCGTTTTTTCACCGATTCTGGTACCGAGGATTGCAGCTTGTGTGGTGGCTTGCAACGCGTGTGGCAAAGTCTGCCCCACTGGAGCAATCCGTAATATTCCTTTACAGGAAAAGAACCATGCAAAACTTGGTACCGCCTGGGTCGTGCGGCAGAATTGTCTGGTATGGGAGCAGGACAAAAAATGTCTTGTGTGTGACGAAATATGTCCATACGGTGCGGTGGCATGTAAGCCGGTTCCCGGATTGAAGAATGCCGCTCCATTTGTGGATGAAAACAAGTGTTTAGGGTGCGGATGGTGCGAAACGCGTTGCCCTGTTCAGGGCGCAGCCGCTATTCGTGTTAACATTATCGGGGAAGTACGGCTGGCATCGGGTTCTTACATTCAGAAAGCGGAAGAATACGGATTCAAATTCAGAGAGAAGAAGAAGGAGGGTGGACTCTCTCCCGGTGTTTTCGATTTCACGGAGGAGTCTCGTGGTAAAGCTGAATCTCCTGTTGGTGCAGAAGATTCACAAAGCGAATTGCCCCCTGGGTTTGATTTGAAATAA
- a CDS encoding DUF362 domain-containing protein, which translates to MFIKTDRREFLKNGLVSTAAILTAGSGILDPLNTFADTVPDLVVCHGRDAAAITRSAVKALGGMEKFVKPGNKVFIKPNMSFSSGPEMASNTDPVVVREIARMCAEAGAAKISIVDNTLRNPDDCLKMSKIPELCSSVPNTYVNHAKAKRLFKEVSVPKGKQLKSMEVLNDVVEADVLIAVPVGKHHSSSGVSLSMKGMMGVIYDRGSFHGRHDLHEAIVDMVTVLKPHLVVVDGTRILTTGGPGGPGKVIPLNLVIASTDMVAADAQMVALGTWYGSKLEPKNVKHIRLAAERGLGRMNLDQLNIKNIEA; encoded by the coding sequence ATGTTCATTAAAACCGATCGTAGAGAATTCTTGAAAAACGGACTCGTGTCCACTGCCGCAATCTTAACTGCGGGATCAGGTATTCTCGATCCTTTGAACACGTTTGCAGATACAGTCCCGGATCTCGTGGTTTGTCACGGCAGGGATGCGGCAGCCATTACCCGTTCTGCGGTGAAAGCCCTCGGAGGAATGGAAAAATTCGTCAAACCCGGAAACAAAGTATTCATCAAACCCAATATGAGTTTTTCAAGCGGACCTGAAATGGCATCCAATACGGACCCCGTCGTCGTTCGCGAAATAGCGCGTATGTGCGCGGAAGCCGGAGCCGCGAAGATTTCAATAGTGGATAATACTCTGCGCAATCCCGACGATTGTTTAAAGATGTCCAAGATACCCGAATTGTGCAGCTCTGTGCCGAATACGTATGTCAATCATGCCAAAGCCAAGAGGCTCTTCAAGGAAGTGAGTGTGCCTAAAGGCAAGCAACTGAAGAGCATGGAAGTGCTCAATGATGTCGTTGAGGCAGACGTGCTCATAGCTGTGCCTGTCGGAAAACATCACTCTTCTTCGGGGGTGAGTCTTTCCATGAAAGGCATGATGGGGGTCATTTACGACCGGGGAAGCTTTCATGGCCGACATGACTTACATGAAGCCATTGTGGATATGGTGACAGTGTTGAAACCTCATCTGGTGGTTGTTGACGGCACCCGAATTCTCACCACAGGCGGTCCAGGTGGTCCCGGAAAAGTCATTCCGCTGAATCTGGTGATCGCTTCCACGGACATGGTTGCAGCCGACGCACAGATGGTTGCGTTGGGCACGTGGTACGGCAGCAAATTGGAACCCAAGAATGTCAAACATATTCGTCTAGCGGCTGAACGAGGACTCGGCCGGATGAATCTCGACCAACTCAATATAAAGAATATCGAAGCGTGA
- a CDS encoding LemA family protein yields the protein MENMVSRTALILPPDGCVHVRTSRLIEFSSCLLIAFLILATISFLTLRPVLKEVRFDARAEWDGFMRAVKERNDLLPGLVEGLKGFEQGHTKLAENLLEARLICIRSTDPAGIVGSVDNIERYLTQIEHLARTRPGLEQYPPFAGHWRKVIRISSRISSTRTSYNINARLYNRLLSPFPQNLLTTAFGFVPLTDYPLPQSISDTDR from the coding sequence ATGGAAAACATGGTCAGCCGGACGGCCCTGATATTACCTCCAGATGGTTGTGTGCACGTGCGAACTTCACGTCTCATTGAATTTTCAAGCTGTCTCCTCATAGCATTTCTGATACTTGCTACGATTTCGTTTCTCACCCTGAGACCGGTTTTGAAAGAAGTGAGATTTGATGCGAGAGCCGAGTGGGACGGCTTCATGCGAGCAGTCAAAGAGCGAAACGATCTCCTACCCGGACTGGTGGAAGGCCTGAAAGGGTTCGAGCAAGGCCATACAAAATTGGCGGAAAACCTGCTTGAAGCCCGGCTCATCTGTATCAGATCGACCGATCCCGCGGGAATCGTCGGATCGGTGGACAACATAGAAAGGTACTTAACTCAGATTGAGCATCTGGCTCGAACGAGACCAGGACTGGAACAATATCCGCCTTTTGCGGGCCATTGGCGCAAGGTGATACGTATATCCTCGCGAATTTCGTCCACCCGTACCTCGTACAATATCAACGCAAGACTTTACAATAGACTGCTCTCGCCATTCCCGCAAAATCTCCTTACCACCGCGTTCGGATTCGTTCCGCTCACGGATTATCCCCTCCCGCAGAGCATTTCCGATACGGATCGTTAG
- a CDS encoding SH3 domain-containing protein: METLQREILKKLKGNVRPRQTFTPREGITLRACNVHQTANGNSEVLIKIPAETPVHLVDRVGENWYRVRVRDGREGYVDQKVVGGQETIVKMNELRRSIEGMPVQAEGVLKTKAHFRLEPGRDPDIMETLEPGKKFEMYERVVTLKRPLASSTRGKSGPQGQSLEDAAAADDPSSDQFKKDVWYKVKLEDSRVGYVFSHNMKLTPPEDIARTVPFMRMVAWRTVNSTDDPDRGAKNNFIAAYAPIGKDSGCDYTRLYFVSWSTKLKRRVISWQLRLNGVLPITSYQAEGKPGFSVRYLHPSKKDKLVLASFVFSKGTIKKASEEEIPDPSELH; the protein is encoded by the coding sequence CGACCGAGACAAACGTTCACTCCGCGGGAAGGGATTACTCTTCGAGCCTGTAATGTTCACCAGACGGCCAACGGAAATTCTGAAGTGCTCATCAAGATACCTGCTGAGACACCTGTGCACCTCGTCGATAGAGTCGGAGAGAATTGGTATCGTGTTCGTGTTCGTGACGGCCGAGAAGGGTACGTCGATCAGAAGGTGGTAGGCGGTCAAGAGACTATTGTCAAAATGAACGAATTGAGGCGTTCCATAGAGGGAATGCCTGTGCAGGCCGAAGGTGTTCTTAAGACCAAAGCCCATTTTCGCCTGGAACCCGGCCGTGATCCTGACATAATGGAAACACTGGAGCCGGGCAAGAAATTCGAAATGTACGAGAGAGTGGTAACCTTGAAACGTCCTCTCGCGTCTTCCACGAGAGGAAAATCCGGTCCCCAGGGACAGTCGCTTGAAGATGCAGCCGCTGCAGATGACCCGTCCTCGGATCAATTCAAGAAAGATGTCTGGTACAAGGTGAAGCTGGAGGATTCGAGGGTCGGATACGTCTTCAGCCACAATATGAAACTCACCCCGCCTGAGGATATTGCCCGAACTGTTCCGTTCATGAGAATGGTTGCGTGGAGAACCGTGAACAGCACCGACGATCCGGACAGAGGTGCAAAGAATAATTTCATTGCCGCCTATGCTCCCATCGGAAAGGACTCTGGTTGCGATTACACGCGCTTGTATTTCGTGAGCTGGTCCACCAAGTTGAAAAGGAGAGTAATTAGCTGGCAATTAAGACTGAATGGCGTATTGCCTATCACCAGTTACCAGGCTGAGGGTAAACCTGGATTCAGTGTGCGCTACCTTCATCCCTCCAAGAAGGACAAACTGGTTCTGGCGAGTTTCGTATTCTCGAAAGGCACGATTAAGAAGGCAAGCGAAGAAGAAATTCCTGACCCATCAGAGCTCCATTAG